One window from the genome of Amphiura filiformis unplaced genomic scaffold, Afil_fr2py scaffold_262, whole genome shotgun sequence encodes:
- the LOC140145426 gene encoding uncharacterized protein, protein MLQTDASIKGLGFILAQVQDGEEKVICYGGRALHDSEKTYTTTELEALAVVKGIKKYSPYLQHTVKFIIQTDHCALKWLFGQKRTTGRLARWVLKLQSYTYEVVHKRGCKNGNADALSRIPNQVSESCNSCNSYHVDSPTSSATDSNWTECGLETMTDDVINDSPASETKPDPEVNTVRNLRFQRNRRLDGDKKEARLPLDVTLMAKSEYPEKTVREHIHHLVSQLEVFRAISKQHLELNQASMEDRYDEHASDVQFQVGDTIWLYIPTTQPGLSKKLMKFWSGPYLLVEQTGPVNFRVRNLTNNKLMSAPVHVNRMKFAYDRYAGPENHVMPKDFVQRDPLEGVVDADCPDDSFAPLMASQELDKRTSFIPGLPLTPVTTSSEYEVEKILRGRYRDNKLHYLIKWRDFPSSRNTWEPADNLNPAALEFLKSIPVKISGKSR, encoded by the exons ATGTTGCAAACTGACGCCAGTATAAAAGGTCTTGGTTTCATTTTAGCACAGGTACAAGATGGTGAAGAGAAGGTAATTTGTTATGGAGGCAGAGCTTTGCATGATTCCGAAAAGACGTATACAACTACTGAACTTGAAGCTTTGGCTGTGGTTAAAGGGATTAAGAAATATTCCCCATACCTTCAACATACTGTAAAGTTCATAATTCAGACTGATCACTGTGCATTGAAATGGTTATTTGGTCAAAAGCGTACAACAGGTCGCCTCGCAAGATGGGTACTGAAGTTACAATCATATACTTATGAAGTAGTCCATAAAAGAGGATGTAAGAATGGTAATGCAGATGCACTAAGTAGAATACCAAATCAAGTGTCAGAATCTTGTAATTCATGTAACTCATATCATGTTGACTCCCCTACTTCCTCAGCAACAGATTCAAACTGGACAGAATGTGGCTTGGAGACAATgactgatgacgtcatcaatgacTCTCCTGCGTCAGAGACAAAGCCAGATCCAGAAGTGAATACTGTTCGAAATCTGAGATTTCAGAGGAATAGACGACTGGATGGAGACAAAAA GGAAGCAAGACTACCCCTGGATGTGACATTGATGGCTAAGAGTGAATACCCAGAGAAGACAGTGAGAGAACATATCCATCATTTGGTATCTCAATTAGAAGTGTTCCGTGCAATATCTAAGCAACATCTTGAACTTAATCAAGCTAGCATGGAAGACCGTTATGATGAACATGCAAGTGATGTACAGTTTCAGGTGGGTGATACAATTTGGTTATATATTCCAACCACTCAACCAGGCTTGTCCAAGAAGCTCATGAAATTTTGGTCAGGACCATACTTACTCGTAGAGCAAACGGGGCCCGTGAATTTCCGTGTTCGAAATCTGACAAACAATAAGTTGATGTCAGCCCCAGTGCATGTTAATCGAATGAAGTTTGCCTATGATCGATATGCCGGACCAGAAAATCATGTCATGCCCAAAGATTTTGTGCAAAGAGATCCTCTAGAAGGTGTTGTAGATGCTGATTGTCCAGATGACTCGTTTGCCCCACTTATGGCATCCCAGGAATTGGATAAGCGCACATCTTTTATACCGGGTCTACCTTTGACTCCTGTTACCACAAGTAGTGAGTATGAAGTAGAGAAGATTTTACGCGGTAGGTACAGGGACAACAAGCTTCATTATCTTATCAAGTGGCGTGATTTCCCAAGTTCCAGAAATACTTGGGAGCCTGCTGATAATTTAAACCCAGCTGCTTTGGAATTTTTGAAAAGTATTCCTGTGAAGATATCTGGCAAAAGCAGATGA